CGGGGCAGCAGTCACAACATCCTGAAACCATGAATAATGTTTTAGAATGTGGAGAATATGCTGCGAATGTCTTCTTGGAATTCGAAATGCGCTGGCAGTTTCTAAAAATCACTCTTTACTCTTTCCTGCATGAAGTCAGTTTtcgagctgcagagctgctgtctctctatATCCTGCACATTCCACTGACCGCAAGGTTTCATGTCTGTGGGTTTTCTGGATTTCCTTTTCCATATTTGAGCTAGTTTTAATACCAAATTGTTTTATTGGTATCGTTTCATGTCGGGCTGGTTTTCAGAGAgtcttttgctgttttttttctctcagctgaGCTTCCCCGACTGACCGTTGGCTTCAGCCTTATCATTTTCCACAGCCGTGGTCTGGAGCCCAGAGAAACTGTTACTTTTTCCCCTTCGactcttgtttatttttcctcaaaCATCTCGGTCCTCCTTACAGCAGCATGAACGCCGTCTCACTGCTGTGACACTAAGCGTATTCTCTGTCCGCATTAGCAGCAGATTTACCCACACTGCGCTGAAAGCTCATTGAATGTGTCACATCGACTCTCAGACAATACTGCAATTTACACATTGATAAGACAGGCTCGATAATGATGgacagttgtttgtttttatacacAGTGTCAAATTTCCAGTTTTATATTGAAATAACAGCTAAAAGGATTGTTTTAAGCAATATAACAGCAACtgcttgctttttatttttggtttctgCCAAAAATAACTCGGCTAATTATTAATGTGTGCTTCAAGTTTAAGTCTTTGTAAATTTATAGGATTGCAGTTCAAGACAAAAATGAGTCCAGTGTAAACCTTCTGTTGAGAACACTGGACACACAAGCCTGTCCTTTAACGAATTAAGATTTCCTCAATGTTTTCCTCAAATTTTAAACATTATTAAGCTTGATGAAATTACTTTGTTTCATTGTACCAAATGGGTTTCAATGACGTTTAGGGAACTTCAATACTTTTAAAATCTGAGTTGAATGTGTGTCAGAAGCTGTATTGACAGTAGTGAGTGTAAAACCTGGTCTGGACTGAGCGtctccctgctgccccctggtgtcTCCATGTGCAGGTGCTCCAGGCGCAGCTGGACACCCTGCTGCAGGGTCAGGAGGGGATCATCAGCAGCTGCAACTTCACCGAGCAGGCCCTGAGCCACGGCACGGAGGCCGAGGTGCTGCTGGTGAAGAAGCAGATGGGCGAGCGCCTGGTGGAGCTGGCCAGCCAGGACCTCCCCCTGCAGCCCGGCGAGAACGACCAGCTGGACTTCCTGGTGGAGACGGACGGGCTGAAGAAGTCCATCCACAACCTGGGCATCGTGGTCACCACCAATGCGGTGGCCTCCGAGACCGTGGCGACGGGCGAAGGTCTGCGGCACTGCGTGGTGGGCGTGCCCACCTCCGTCACCATCACCACCAAGGACAAGGACGGAGGGCTGTGCAAGATGGGCAACGCCGTCATCACGGCGGAGATCTCCTCGCCCGACGGCATCAAAGGGGACGGGGACATACTGGACAACAAGAACGGCACTTACGAGTTCCTGTTCACGGCTCCCAAAGAGGGCACCCTGAATCTGTCCCTGCGTCTGTACGACCAGCACATCAAAGGCagccccttcaaaataaaagccaccAAATCCATAGACGTGTCGCCCACTTCGGACGGCATGAAGAAGAGGCTGAAGTCCCCGTGCAGCGGGCACATCAAGCAGAAGGCCATCAAGAGGCCGGCCAGTATGTACAGCACggggaggaggaaagagaaccCCATCGAGGACGATCTGATCTTCAGAATCGGTGAGAATCGACGTAAATCTCTTCTCTCCCTGCTTTTCTATTTGAGACAAGACTTTGAATTTCaaatcatttcacttttttctgtttctatcCTTCTGCATACATTCAGTGTTATTGTGAAAGTAACCTGATCACTTAAAAACCAGAAATTTCATCTCGTGCAGGCACAAAAGGAAGAAACAAAGGGGAGTTTACTAATCTGCAGGGAGTCGCTGCCTCCTCTCTGGGGAAGGTGCTCATAGCAGACAGCAACAACCAGTGTGTGCAGGTAAAGATGTCTTCTGGTCAGATGCTGCAGGAATTCCAGATTTCTGATGGTGGAAATCACAAGTGCATGCAACGGAGCGGCTGCAGATATCTAATAACATTATGCAGCATACTCTGAagctgtcatgtttttttctgcaacCCAGGTCTTTTCCAATGACGGACAGTTTAAGAGTCGTTTTGGCGTCCGGGGCAGGACTCCGGGTCAGCTGCAGAGACCGACGGGCGTGGCCGTCCACCCCAACGGGGACATCATCATCGCAGACTACGACAACAAATGGGTTAGCATCTTTTCAAGCGAAGGCAAGTTTAAGGTAAGTCAAGCTTCTCTTTGTATCTAAAAtctgaacaaaaaacaaaatcattttgACTTAACTGAAAACAGTCCTAACAGAACATTATGTTGACTGCTGCAATAAATACTATAGGATGTTATCTTGTCCTTAACACTCTAAGTGTGTGTCTCTTCAGTTAGGGTTTATATATGAGAGAAAATACTTGTCTGTGAAGCTAAGAAGCGttctcgctctcctctccagaATAAGATCGGCTCGGGGAAGCTGATGGGCCCGAAAGGCGTGTCGGTGGACAGGAACGGCCACATCATCGTGGTCGACAACAAGGCCTGCTGCGTCTTCATCTTTCAGGTCAACGGCAAGCTGGTCACCAAGTTCGGTAACCGCGGCAACGGCGACAGGCAGTTTGCAGGTACACTCAATGGTAATACTGTACCCCCCCCCAATTACCCAATTAATAAACAGTTGTCTATAAGATCCATGGAAAAGATGGGAGCTCCAAAGAATctgaaaagagcttttttttttctttttttttaatcatttcatcaaactGCTAAGTTGcatgtttttcacaaacaccCGTCGTCCGCAAGCTTTCAGAAAACATCCAAAGCCTGTTGAAATACTTTCCTGAAACCTcccctgtttttgttttttatttactcCAGGCCCTCACTTTGCTGccgtcaacaacaacaatgagatCATTGTGACTGATTTCCACAACCACTCAGTGAAGGTAGGCGCAGATCCACGCTGCAGGGAGTTTTATTCGTACTCATCCATCTCTAGAAAACAGTCTGTGAAACTGTGACATGGATAAAAGCTTCAACAGTTTGTTTTATAGATGTCTCAAAATGTAGGCTCACTTTTAGATGGAAATCATTTTTGTTACTTTGAAGTATTTTACAATGCTGAGTCCCT
The nucleotide sequence above comes from Salarias fasciatus chromosome 6, fSalaFa1.1, whole genome shotgun sequence. Encoded proteins:
- the trim2a gene encoding LOW QUALITY PROTEIN: tripartite motif-containing protein 2 (The sequence of the model RefSeq protein was modified relative to this genomic sequence to represent the inferred CDS: inserted 1 base in 1 codon), with translation MASEASTIPSPVVRQIDKQFLICSICLDRYENPKVLPCLHTFCERCLQNYIPAHSLTLSCPVCRQTSILPEKGVAALQNNFFITNLMDVLQRAPDSCSQEAAALNNITAVATGQLLSCPNHGGSVMEFYCPPCETAMCQECTSGEHGEHPTVPLKDVVEQHKASLQNQLDAVKKRLPEIDSALQTLSEILQQLTNQKSSIEDDIHTTFDELQKTLNVRKSVLLMELEVNYGLKQKVLQAQLDTLLQGQEGIISSCNFTEQALSHGTEAEVLLVKKQMGERLVELASQDLPLQPGENDQLDFLVETDGLKKSIHNLGIVVTTNAVASETVATGEGLRHCVVGVPTSVTITTKDKDGGLCKMGNAVITAEISSPDGIKGDGDILDNKNGTYEFLFTAPKEGTLNLSLRLYDQHIKGSPFKIKATKSIDVSPTSDGMKKRLKSPCSGHIKQKAIKRPASMYSTGRRKENPIEDDLIFRIGTKGRNKGEFTNLQGVAASSLGKVLIADSNNQCVQVFSNDGQFKSRFGVRGRTPGQLQRPTGVAVHPNGDIIIADYDNKWVSIFSSEGKFKNKIGSGKLMGPKGVSVDRNGHIIVVDNKACCVFIFQVNGKLVTKFGNRGNGDRQFAGPHFAAVNNNNEIIVTDFHNHSVKVFNTEGEFLLKFGSNGEGNGQFNAPTGAXNGNIIVADWGNSRIQVFDGSGSFLSYINTSADPLYGPQGLALTSDGHVVVADSGNHCFKVYRYLQ